Proteins encoded within one genomic window of Aspergillus nidulans FGSC A4 chromosome VII:
- a CDS encoding uncharacterized protein (transcript_id=CADANIAT00008405) translates to MADVRSLLRSELASRRGTAQTGSNTPNRVTKKRKVDPTDSLTRKRVKQTSAEQLLANAQIHPPRAQVLGEDGDDVEPLQQDSDIMRTESDTATPTQLEDPQDKTAQTSKTPSKLESEAPTNPETQSIDEDEWAAFEREVAAPTRVPQKPAAVAATATISAAPITAEELAALQEREKESFRRNREAEAEGEREDAARFLEEEFDEMEQLEERVRRLKQMREQLRLKRATESAEVDEAGTAEVVPTEPDLNVANATTADNKNEDEEDDDDDDADDDWDNWRFSDIKIFDPTLFATYSELPR, encoded by the exons ATGGCAGACGTCCGTTCGTTGCTCCGAAGCGAGCTTGCTTCCCGCAGGGGCACGGCCCAGACAGGGAGCAACACGCCGAACCGCGTCACCAAAAAGAGAAAAGTAGATCCGACGGATTCATTAACGCGCAAGCGAGTCAAACAAACAAGCGCCGAACAACTGCTCGCAAATGCACAAATACACCCTCCAAGAGCGCAGGTCTTAGGtgaagatggtgatgacgTCGAACCGCTGCAGCAGGATTCAGATATCATGAGGACAGAGTCAGACACGGCGACTCCAACTCAGCTGGAAGATCCTCAGGACAAGACCGCGCAGACCTCTAAAACCCCTTCTAAACTAGAATCTGAAGCACCTACGAACCCTGAAACGCAAAGTATTGATGAGGACGAATGGGCGGCTTTTGAGCGTGAAGTCGCTGCGCCAACGCGTGTTCCGCAGAAGCCGGCTGCTGTTGCGGCGACCGCGACAATATCAGCTGCTCCGATAACCGCGGAAGAGCTTGCCGCGTTgcaagagagagaaaaggagtCTTTCAGGCGAAAtcgggaggcggaggcggagggtGAGCGGGAGGATGCCGCGCggtttctggaggaggaaTTCGACGAGATGGAGCAATTGGAGGAAAGGGTTAGACGGCTGAAGCAAATGCGAGAACAGCTGAGACTGAAACGGGCGACGGAGAGTGCTGAAGTTGACGAGGCTGGAACTGCTGAGGTGGTCCCCACAGAGCCGGACTTGAATGTTGCCAATGCCACCACGGCCGATAACAAaaacgaggacgaagaagacgatgatgacgatgacgctGATGATGACTGGGATAATTGGAGATTTAG CGACATTAAGATTTTTGACCCAACCTTATTCGCAACTTACTCAGAATTACCACGATGA
- a CDS encoding protein atg12 (transcript_id=CADANIAT00008406) — protein MSSPSSRISSINNSPNPNLRKPSSRRESLDQPSNAQNAPIPDDEHGADLPLTMSASVVLTSLPRDAHQALADAEAIDTGKVTVRFQPLASAPILKNRVFKISASQKFETVVNFLRKKLNCKDTDSVICYVNSVFAPRLDEGVGGLWRCFKTDDQLIVAYSMTPAFG, from the exons ATGagctctccttcttcacgTATTTCCTCAATTAATAACTCTCCGAACCCAAACTTGCGAAAACCATCGAGCCGGAGGGAAAGTTTAGACCAGCCATCCAACGCACAGAATGCGCCTATACCAGACGATGAGCATGGTGCAGACTTGCCACTGACCATGTCTGCGTCGGTAGTTTTGACCAGTTTACCACGCGATGCACACCAAGCTCTGGCGGATGCCGAAGCTATTGATACAGGCAAAG TCACTGTCCGGTTCCAACCCCTGGCATCTGCCCCGATTCTTAAAAACCGGGTTTTCAAAATAAGTGCCTCTCAAAAATTTGAGACCGTCGTCAATTTCCTTAGGAAGAAGCTTAATTGCAAGGACACGGATTCAGTAATCTGCTACGTCAACAGTGTTTTTGCTCCCCGCCTTGATGAAGGTGTAGGGGGCCTTTGGAGA TGCTTCAAGACCGATGATCAACTGATTGTCGCTTACTCTATGACACCCGCATTTGGCTGA
- a CDS encoding E2 ubiquitin-conjugating protein UBC8 (transcript_id=CADANIAT00008407) yields MSSPKRRIETDVMYGLPPLRKGLVKQEFYVRFKGPEETPFAGGHWKIHVELPDQYPYKSPSIGFVNRIFHPNIDELSGSVCLDVINQTWSPMYDMINIFEVFLPQLLRYPNPSDPLNGEAAAMLMREPKSYEAKVKEYVAKYASKDAVDDAGEDTESEDELSSAGSYESDGEEPAGRLDDV; encoded by the exons ATGAGCAGCCCCAAGCGCAGAATCGAGACAGATGTGA TGTACGGTTTACCACCGCTGCGCAAAGGCTTAGTTAA GCAGGAATTTTATGTCCGCTTCAAGGGCCCCGAAGAGA CACCCTTCGCCGGTGGCCACTGGAAGATTCACGTCGAACTGCCTGATCAATACCCGTATAAGAGCCCGAGTATCGGGTTCGTGAACCGAATCTTCCATCCGAACATTGACGAACT GTCAGGTTCCGTTTGTCTCGACGTGATCAATCAAACTTGGTCTCCCATGTACGACATGATTAACATCTTTGAAGTTTTCCTCCCCCAGCTTTTACGCTACCCCAACCCTTCGGACCCGTTAAATGGGGAAGCCGCTGCAATGCTGATGAGGGAGCCAAAGAGCTACGAAGCGAAAGTGAAAG AGTACGTGGCGAAATATGCCAGTAAAGACGCCGTTGACGACGCCGGGGAGGACACAGAGTCAGAAGACGAGTTGAGCTCTGCCGGTAGCTATGAGTCGGACGGAGAAGAGCCCGCCGGGAGGTTGGACGACGTTTGA
- a CDS encoding LAMTOR1/MEH1 family protein (transcript_id=CADANIAT00008408), whose product MGVCSSCLGGGRRDSTDPESSRLLEDDIYQPGYSYGALNHNQQANQPDPGYVRREREALEAICQRTSDSVIDIWSLQPQPHLQPQATLHNSVSSSSSKAHEPSIIVTTIDPDAPADSTSLKRGAVPKHWGEVVINPRKGKRSRPGSSSAVESGDKDVFGVLKVP is encoded by the exons ATGGGTGTCTGCTCTTCTTgtcttggtggtggtcgTCGAGACAGTACCGAT CCAGAATCATCACGGCTACTCGAAGATGACATCTACCAACCCGGCTATAGCTATGGCGCACTAAACCACAACCAACAAGCCAACCAGCCTGACCCCGGCTACGTAAGGCGAGAGCGAGAGGCCCTCGAGGCTATCTGCCAGCGGACTTCAGA TTCTGTTATCGACATCTGGTCCCTTCAACCACAACCCCATCTCCAGCCGCAAGCAACCCTCCACAACTccgtctcctcctcttcatcaaaggCCCACGAGCCCTCTATCATAGTCACAACAATTGACCCCGACGCACCCGCAGACTCGACATCTTTGAAACGCGGCGCCGTCCCCAAACACTGGGGTGAGGTTGTCATCAATCCGCGCAAGGGCAAACGGTCAAGACCAGGATCTAGCAGCGCCGTTGAATCCGGTGATAAGGATGTCTTTGGTGTATTGAAGGTTCCCTGA
- a CDS encoding oxidoreductase, short-chain dehydrogenase/reductase family (transcript_id=CADANIAT00008409), with product MATTTITHSGRLHGKVAIVTGAGSGFGYGIAKKFVEEGAKVIVADISEKNGQAVAAELGSKFIYTDVTRRDDWQALLQATLDEYKTLDIVVNNAGATYSNKPTTEVTDADFDLCVNVNVRSIYLSTSVIVPYFLEHNRPGCFIQVSSTAALRPRPGLTWYNASKAAVSNATKTMAVEYGPKKIRFNCVCPVVGSTGMTHLFLGKPDTEENRAAFVSTIPLGRPSTPADVANTCSFLASDEAGFITGVELEIDGGRCV from the exons ATGGCCACTACCACCATCACTCATTCTGGACGTCTGCATGGTAAAGTCGCAATTGTTACGGGGGCTGGATCAGGCTTCGGCTACGGCATCGCAAAGAAGTTCGTCGAGGAGGGAGCAAAGGTTATTGTCGCCGACATTTCAGAAAAAAATGGCCAGGCAGTTGCAGCAGAGCTGGGTAGCAAGTTCATCTACACAGATGTGACTCGGCGAGATGATTGGCAAGCGCTTCTCCAAGCTACGCTGGACGAATATAAGACACTCGATATTGTGGTCAACAATGCGGGCGCAACATACTCTAACAAACCTACTACTGAAGTTACGGATGCTGATTTCGACCTCTGCGTGAATGTCAATGTAAGGTCGATATACCTCTCCACCAGTGTTATCGTGCCATACTTTCTAGAACACAATCGCCCAGGATGCTTCATCCAGGTCTCATCAACTGCTGCCCTACGCCCACGCCCGGGTTTGACGTGGTACAATGCATCCAAAGCTGCTGTTAGCAATGCTACCAAGACTATGGCTGTTGAGTATGGGCCCAAGAAGATAAGGTTCAACTGTGTGTGCCCGGTTGTTGGGAGCACTGGCAT GACACATCTCTTCCTAGGGAAGCCGGACACCGAGGAAAATAGGGCTGCGTTTGTGTCGACTATACCACTAGGCCGTCCTTCGACGCCAGCAGACGTTGCGAATACTTGTAGTTTCCTCGCAAGTGATGAAGCGGGGTTTATCACAGGAGTCGAGCTGGAG aTTGATGGTGGCCGCTGCGTGTGA
- a CDS encoding DUF2011 domain-containing protein (transcript_id=CADANIAT00008410): protein MMFDLPDAKRVRRDDLLTRTSSSPSPSPPPESLIPDAQKRLSALLDFDFNVAPAPEPETRGTEDNELEEQEFEFRLFSSAPTPRAPSTARKESGDSPTTVAAQNAQKLRIRLRSPTPTALGSGEGGFVNPFRGWGYYFSTPELLTGTGAKGDEDVGVALKRKQFEDVAVSGEDMVKLSGVPWPGCHLPWRVICLKREHTKLPKEEKGAAPATPATTYIADVPERVPLSRKKPGKKRRIQLRKKAAAAKRAKETEAEKRNRRNREKKIKRRQKAREAKAAAAAAGAGDGAGSIAAMEANASATEQESD from the exons ATGATGTTCGACCTCCCAGACGCGAAACG CGTTCGCCGAGATGACCTCCTGACCCGCACATCCTCATCGCCATCCCCATCACCGCCTCCAGAATCGCTAATTCCTGATGCGCAAAAGCGCCTAAGTGCTCTCCTAGACTTCGACTTCAATGTCGCACCCGCCCCAGAACCAGAGACACGAGGAACGGAGGACAACGAacttgaagagcaagagtTTGAGTTCCGGCTATTCTCCTCAGCGCCTACGCCTAGAGCTCCTAGTACTGCTCGAAAAGAAAGCGGCGATTCACCAACAACAGTCGCAGCTCAAAACGCACAGAAGTTACGAATCCGATTACGGTCTCCAACGCCTACAGCTCTGGGCTCCGGGGAGGGAGGCTTTGTGAATCCGTTCCGAGGGTGGGGTTATTATTTTTCTACGCCGGAACTCTTGACTGGAACTGGGGCaaagggagatgaagatgtggGCGTCgcgctgaagaggaaacagTTCGAGGATGTGGCTGTGAGTGGAGAGGATATGGTGAAGTTGTCGGGTGTACCTTGG CCCGGCTGCCATCTCCCTTGGCGAGTGATCTGTCTGAAACGCGAGCATACAAAACTTCCtaaggaggaaaagggcgcTGCTCCGGCAACACCTGCGACCACGTACATTGCAGATGTACCGGAGAGAGTGCCACTGTCTCGTAAGAAGCCGGGTAAGAAGCGACGAATCCAGTTGCggaagaaagctgctgctgcaaagagagcaaaggaGACCGAGGCAGAGAAGCGAAATCGGAGGAACCGGGAAAAGAAGATTAAGCGAAGACAGAAGGCGAGGGAGGCCAAAGCtgcggccgccgccgctgggGCCGGCGATGGTGCGGGCTCTATAGCGGCAATGGAGGCCAACGCGAGTGCAACCGAGCAGGAGAGCGATTAG
- a CDS encoding uncharacterized protein (transcript_id=CADANIAT00008411), producing MPGVPPDALEQLKKGFKAIFRRKKKAQADPATGEPADKPVEAPAAAPAAAAPAAAPATEAKPAEPAATEPAPAAEPKTAETPATDKPAETPAQTETSAPAPAPAEASTAAPEKKPEETATESKTETPAATAAAAGAPAPTAPVENSESEPSVPPDSTVPQTPFETSAEKPAESAELAKPAEEKAAEPAKPADEAAPTAPAAEPAKSESLTPTGPYSCSR from the exons ATGCCTGGTGTTC CCCCCGATGCGcttgagcagctgaagaaaggCTTCAAAGCTATTTTtcggcggaagaagaaggctcaGGCGGACCCCGCAACAGGCGAGCCGGCGGACAAACCCGTAGAGGCACCGGCCGcggctcctgctgctgctgctcctgctgctgctcccgCAACTGAAGCCaagcctgcagagccagctgccACGGAGCCAGCTCCCGCTGCAGAGCCCAAGACTG CCGAGACCCCTGCTACAGACAAGCCCGCTGAGACTCCTGCACAAACCGAGACTTCAGCACCGGCCCCTGCTCCAGCTGAAGCCTCGACGGCCGCCCCGGAAAAGAAGCCTGAGGAGACCGCTACCGAGTCCAAGACTGAAActcctgctgcaactgctgctgccgcaggTGCTCCTGCCCCCACCGCTCCTGTCGAGAACTCCGAGTCTGAGCCCTCAGTACCTCCTGATTCTACAGTTCCCCAGACACCATTTGAAACATCAGCTGAGAAGCCCGCTGAGTCCGCTGAGCTGGCGAAGcctgcggaggagaaggctgctgagccCGCAAAACCCGCCGACGAAGCTGCCCCTACGgcgcctgctgctgagccgGCGAAAAGTGAGTCGCTTACTCCAACTGGCCCATATTCATGCAGTCGCTAA
- a CDS encoding uncharacterized protein (transcript_id=CADANIAT00008412), protein MILMLSIPSSTIVAKFMKKAPSKYQRGCFPGRLLSGEIAFLGRIFLTSPGNVAIVQKRPNFRYWRPYAPMSFVDPSRPVRCHQLDTLTTILNLTDMSLSQSSPPTQAATARDGSISEQTPLLAGQSQPPAEEEPSTKRLLLVLCGIWVGVFLAALDITIVATLTGPISSSFNSLSLFSWLATAYLISNAACQPLSGRLTDIFGRKAGLIFSNLVFAAGNLICGLAQRQWTIILGRVIAGIGGGGLTAISTFVASDLIPLRKRGVWQGVGNICFGVGSGLGGVFGGWINDTLGWRWAFLIQIPFVLASAILVALTVKIPPKNANKDKLRRVDFLGAITLVTALVLLLLGLNTGGNQLPWTHPLILTTLPLSAVVLGAFVYIEANIASEPVIPVRLLLNRTVLSGCLTNWFTTMNVYALLFYLPILFQVQGLSATASGARLIPQAIGTSFGSLGSGALMRYSGRYKMYSHITMLLLVVSSALICTLKPDTPTALPLLYFLLGGVAYGSMLTITLVALISAVDHEHHAVITSASYAFRSTGSSIGITIGSSVFQNILRSGLWSRFGDRENAREVISRLLDSLQEIQKVPADWLPGVMDAYMVSLRATFITLLGLAVLGALVSFGMREHVLHSNMARRNE, encoded by the exons ATGATACTGATGCTCTCGATTCCTTCTTCGACTATCGTGG CCAAATTCATGAAAAAAGCCCCTTCAAAGTACCAGCGAGGTTGCTTTCCGGGGAGATTACTTTCCGGCGAGATTGCTTTCCTGGGTCGCATCTTTCTCACATCCCCTGGCAATGTTGCCATAGTTCAGAAGCGGCCCAATTTCCGATACTGGAGACCATACGCGCCCATG TCCTTCGTGGACCCCTCACGTCCTGTCCGCTGTCATCAACTTGATACTTTGACCACTATTCTCAATTTGACGGACATGAGCTTGAGCCAGTCTTCGCCGCCGACCCAGGCAGCAACCGCCAGAGACGGATCGATATCAGAGCAGACTCCTCTTCTGGCTGGCCAGTCCCAGCCGccggctgaggaggagccaAGCACCAAGCGACTGCTTCTGGTTCTCTGCGGCATCTGGGTGGGAGTCTTCCTTGCAGCTCTTG ATATTACGATTGTCGCTACCCTGACAGGACCGATATCTTCTTCGTTCAACTCTCTTTCATTATTTTCCTGGCTAGCGACAGCTTATTTAATTTCCAATGCCGCCTGCCAGCCGCTCTCTGGACGTCTGACTGATATATTCGGCCGCAAGGCAGGACTAATCTTTTCCAATCTGGTCTTCGCTGCAGGTAATCTGATCTGTGGCCTTGCACAAAGACAGTGGACTATCATCTTAGGACGGGTTATCGCCGGTATTGGTGGGGGTGGTTTGACGGCCATTTCGACGTTTGTCGCCTCAGACTTAATTCCCCTCAGGAAGCGAGGAGTCTGGCAGGGCGTCGGTAATATATGCTTTGGCGTCGGCAGCGGGCTAGGCGGCGTCTTTGGTGGCTGGATCAACGACACACTGGGCTGGCGGTGGGCGTTCCTGATCCAGATCCCTTTTGTTCTGGCGTCGGCGATCTTAGTGGCTTTGACCGTCAAGATCCCCCCGAAAAACGCAAACAAGGACAAGCTCAGGCGCGTTGATTTCCTTGGAGCAATTACGCTGGTAACAGCGCTTGTCTTGCTTCTGCTTGGCCTCAACACAGGGGGTAACCAGTTACCATGGACCCACCCTCTGATTCTCACTACGCTTCCACTTTCAGCAGTCGTACTCGGGGCATTCGTCTATATCGAAGCGAACATTGCGTCGGAGCCAGTCATTCCCGTTCGTTTGCTTCTCAACAGGACCGTATTATCGGGGTGCCTGACCAACTGGTTTACTACGATGAATGTGTATGCGCTGCTTTTCTACCTACCGATACTATTCCAGGTTCAAGGCCTTTCAGCCACCGCTTCAGGAGCGAGATTGATTCCCCAAGCTATCGGTACCTCCTTTGGGTCCTTGGGGTCCGGTGCCCTGATGCGTTACAGTGGCCGCTATAAGATGTATAGTCACATCACTATGCTGCTTCTAGTGGTCTCGTCGGCTTTGATCTGTACCTTGAAACCTGATACCCCGACGGCCCTCCCTCTGCTTTACTTCTTACTGGGGGGAGTAGCTTACGGCAGCATGCTCACTATCACTCTGGTCGCCCTCATTTCTGCCGTCGACCATGAGCACCACGCTGTTATCACGTCGGCCTCTTATGCCTTCCGCAGTACTGGCAGTTCGATCGGTATCACCATCGGCTCCTCTGTTTTTCAGAATATTCTTAGGAGTGGTCTCTGGTCGCGCTTTGGAGATCGTGAAAACGCACGGGAGGTGATCTCGCGcctccttgacagcctccaGGAGATCCAAAAAGTGCCGGCGGACTGGTTACCTGGCGTCATGGATGCCTACATGGTTTCTCTGAGGGCTACTTTCATTACGCTGCTTGGGCTTGCTGTTCTGGGAGCATTGGTCAGTTTTGGAATGCGAGAGCATGTATTGCATTCGAACATGGCTCGAAGGAATGAGTAA
- a CDS encoding uncharacterized protein (transcript_id=CADANIAT00008413), translated as MPVGFVSSTIPSTGISNVGPESVHVTGMDIDEDPAKRTGEKLTGFSASESTNHEDTLAPDRRRKRLLISTDSEFVDNVLPVLIQHPGIEVRFITDEPFALLSGTNKVPHYMDTVDSRTFEKEIGARRWLKAKAAELCEWADLLLIAPVDAGTLGSMLSGLTNTLTLALLRGWKSAKPVLLIPGMTVSEWEHPLTERQLLEVRRFWPWIDIVSPVLWKYNAPEELVQLPWAGLKELHEMIEKTLMISLAKDTTSTTQPTESTASQVGASLEKPIPAKVAPLQSEALSRPSMVEKKGPSSLPLELWLNIFEDHLNDWEIAKAVGIPTKLAVPKEWQSHLLKMSAPASLEYTILRGSFAAIKKRIDSLPRWKPLSDLACHLIFKFSRTDILSHLTENHLDLLWTTSRLTNIPYRASAIYGNPKILTWWRDAPALPNKEYIADAMDGASRAGFVDVLEWWRTSGLELRYTERALESASAEGRVNVLEWWKRASATAPSSRPIPLKVGKSVLLAAQSGRTASLAWWDASGIPYTHAESVARIASTHGHVHVLDFWYKLKGAKMIFDCQVLVGPTKNGHDNVLEWWRRSGLRVEFKTCDIEEALEDADPVSGAEERVRKWWARNGLNLGVGTSLSGLPFLLGLHHVLLRLDMFNTGMR; from the exons ATGCCTGTTGGGTTTGTGTCTAGCACTATTCCCTCCACGGGGATCAGTAACGTCGGGCCAGAAAGCGTTCATGTCACTGGGATGGATATCGATGAAGATCCCGCGAAAAGGACGGGCGAAAAGTTAACAGGCTTCAGCGCATCTGAGTCGACAAACCATGAAGATACTTTAGCACCGGACCGCCGCCGCAAACGGTTACTAATATCAACGGACAGCGAGTTCGTCGATAATGTTCTACCGGTCCTGATACAGCACCCCGGCATCGAGGTTAGGTTCATCACGGACGAACCATTCGCCCTTCTCTCCGGCACGAACAAGGTTCCACATTATATGGATACGGTGGATAGTAGGACTTTCGAGAAGGAAATTGGGGCCCGAAGATGGCTCAAGGCTAAAGCTGCGGAACTCTGCGAGTGGGCAGATTTGTTACTCATTGCCCCAGTCGATGCGGGAACATTAGGCTCCATGCTGTCAGGCCTCACCAACACTCTGACACTGGCGTTGTTGCGGGGCTGGAAGTCTGCAAAGCCCGTTCTTCTCATCCCTGGGATGACCGTCTCAGAGTGGGAGCATCCGTTAACTGAGAGGCAACTGCTGGAAGTTCGTCGGTTTTGGCCTTGGATTGACATTGTATCGCCAGTTCTATGGAAATATAACGCACCTGAAGAGCTGGTTCAGCTGCCTTGGGCGGGTTTGAAAGAGCTACATGAAATGATTGAGAAAACTCTTATGATCTCGTTAGCAAAGGATACGACATCCACTACCCAGCCTACCGAGTCTACCGCATCGCAAGTTGGTGCCAGTTTAGAGAAGCCTATACCAGCAAAAGTCGCACCGCTCCAGTCTGAAGCTTTGTCCAGACCTAGTATGGTTGAGAAGAAAGGCCCATCCTCATTGCCACTAGAATTATGGTTGAATATATTCGAAGACCATCTTAACGATTGGGAGATCGCCAAAGCGGTCGGTATCCCAACGAAACTTGCAGTTCCTAAGGAATGGCAGAGTCATCTCCTGAAGATGTCGGCACCTGCATCTCTGGAGTACACTATTCTTCGTGGTTCATTTGCTGCAATCAAGAAGCGGATTGATAGCCTGCCGCGTTGGAAACCACTATCAGATTTAGCATGccacctcatcttcaaaTTCTCGCGAACTGACATCCTTTCTCATCTCACCGAGAATCACCTTGATCTCCTCTGGACTACCTCCCGCCTCACCAACATCCCCTATCGTGCATCAGCAATATACGGCAATCCCAAGATATTGACATGGTGGCGAGATGCCCCAGCACTCCCGAACAAAGAATACATTGCAGACGCAATGGATGGAGCCTCTCGTGCCGGCTTCGTGGATGTCCTAGAGTGGTGGCGAACATCAGGCTTGGAACTCCGCTACACCGAGAGAGCGCTAGAGTCAGCCAGTGCTGAAGGCCGcgtcaatgttcttgaatgGTGGAAGAGGGCTTCAGCAACCGCTCCCAGCTCTCGTCCAATACCTCTGAAAGTCGGTAAATCCGTCCTCCTCGCGGCTCAGTCTGGCCGAACAGCTTCGCTCGCCTGGTGGGACGCATCAGGTATCCCGTATACACATGCAGAATCTGTTGCACGAATCGCCAGCACCCACGGCCACGTGCACGTCCTTGATTTCTGGTATAAGCTGAAAGGGGCCAAGATGATTTTCGACTGCCAGGTGCTCGTTGGACCGACCAAAAATGGCCACGATAATGTTCTAGAATGGTGGCGTCGCAGCGGCCTCCGTGTGGAATTCAAGACCTGCGATatcgaagaagctcttgagGACGCGGACCCAGTGTCTGGTGCTGAAGAGCGGGTGAGGAAATGGTGGGCTCGTAATGGGCTCAATCTAGGTGTTGGTACGA GCCTTTCTGGTCTCCCTTTCCTGCTTGGTCTGCATCATGTTCTGCTTCGCCTCGACATGTTTAATACTGGTATGAGGTAA